In one Rhopalosiphum padi isolate XX-2018 chromosome 3, ASM2088224v1, whole genome shotgun sequence genomic region, the following are encoded:
- the LOC132925232 gene encoding erythroid differentiation-related factor 1-like yields MDSKDVLWNFEDLKLLKGTDLPIFGGDTYPCISIQLRSMTEPIRVLSGIDYWLDNLMAHVPEVTMCYHSNYFVQKHELVMNEDLPSLNDSTCSSKVITRVAQNVLSFLKSNTAEPGHTYWLFKGDDDDIVKLYDLSSLCSESLVEEYCEGQNLFTIPVAMLLYHVALNLKYNPIDEKASNSATIHILLNNCLKLLNKTKYPHIVTSVHFMLSDFYIPIDINPALIKLDDNTLLSPDVDSDENLSTRSDVEKSMFSIELENPPSETIVMTLEEHCQKALYNVGCGLSCLYNLEDINQQLTMKKGRKMKNGNNKGKNQKNNKECDENNDDYKNNTLLCKSVAEIMPTWYNPPDPQDNDSWKQRLNILFYEKACLAYDILAEYYLAHAKYGRALQHYCYLFKCWLWIIKNNFNRKIGFLLKSSADCCLYISQNWDKVQQYRIELETDDKCDLKIRSSLLDKFDNSKLQDFNLIPRNIESKEGLLNAAVNCYKRSLEYEIDEDNKNQLNRRIGNAYYELTTGFVDEIINAWRNQSKITSPRLKWLLKTSRNYLSIGINKSERSSDKYNLALLYSNMGRLYRYTSEYVLQNNLSTNDFIKDKDFNKMAVEGYTKGLTALGNRSFHPELWDFINFEVSTVTYNMAKKYQDNPPEYSSDLTEAINVVLEALKYCDLENKVPKKSYYEYRAADIHDRLGSLYYCRLRNMKVDMPMFETTLNQCTSHYKQSFEIYFKTKRSFECLEVLMKDIAVDELQIERAKHPWFKVKFISSICQKLAENCMCVLQMLLESKLDDCKDNQDPEQKKLHLLKLFEDRLLQILKCMIKLSITKLPTLEDKTDQLKSIYGDLLRTSGTNDNYSYLLKVLIQIKDLSLYQVASN; encoded by the exons ATGGACAGCAAGgatgttttatggaattttgAAGACCTTAAATTGCTAAAAGGTACAGATTTGCCAATTTTCGGAGGTGATACTTATCCttgtataagtatacaattgag gaGTATGACAGAACCTATAAGAGTGCTATCTGGTATTGACTACTGGCTAGATAATTTGATGGCTCACGTTCCCGAAGTTACTATGTGTTATCATTCAAACTATTTTGTGCAAAAACACGAGTTAGTGATGAATGAGGACTTGCCAAGTTTGAATGACTCTACATGTTCATCTAAAGTTATTACACGTGTCGCTCAAAATGTATTGTCATTTTTAAAGTCAAATACCGCTGAACCTGGACATACATACTGGttatttaaag GGGACGATGATGATATAGTGAAATTATACGATTTGTCTTCATTATGTTCTGAATCATTGGTTGAAGAATACTGTGAAGGTCAAAACCTGTTTACTATTCCAGTGGCTATGCTGTTATATCATGTTGctctgaatttaaaatacaaccCAATAGATGAGAAGGCATCTAATTCAGCTACTATACACATTTTgctaaataattgtttgaaattattaaacaaaactaaataCCCTCAT ATAGTAACATCTGTACATTTTATGTTATCCGATTTCTATATTCCAATTGATATTAATCCCGCATTAATTAAACTTGATGATAACACTCTTTTGTCGCCGGATGTTGATTCAGATGAGAATTTATCAACTAGATCTGATGTTGAGAAATCTATGTTTTCCATAG aaCTCGAGAATCCTCCATCAGAAACTATAGTAATGACATTAGAAGAACATTGTCAAAAAGCTTTATATAATGTTGGTTGTGGTTTAAGTTGTTTATACAATTTGGAGGATATAAATCAACAGTTAACAATGAAAAAAGGCCGAAAGATGAAAAACGGCAATAATAAAggcaaaaatcaaaaaaataataaagaatgtGATGAAAACAATGAcgactataaaaataa CACATTACTCTGTAAGTCTGTTGCTGAAATTATGCCCACTTGGTATAATCCACCAGATCCTCAGGACAATGATTCTTGGAAACAACGCctgaatatactattttatgaaaaaGCATGTTTGGCATACGATATATTAGCTGAATATTATCTAGCACATGCAAA GTACGGAAGAGCATTACAACattattgctatttatttaaatgctgGCTGTGGATTATCAAGAACAACTTCAATAGAAAAATAGGGTTTCTATTAAAAAGTTCTGCTGATTGTTGTTTGTATATTTCGCAAAATTGGGATAAAGTACAGCAGTACAGAATCGAACTAGAAACTGATGAtaaatgtgatttaaaaataaggAGTTCATTACTAGACAAATTTGATAATTCTAAACTACAAG ATTTCAATTTAATACCAAGAAATATTGAGTCAAAAGAAGGTTTATTGAATGCAGCAGTTAATTGTTACAAACGGtctttagaatatgaaatagACGAAGACAACAAAAACCAACTAAATAGAAGAATTGGAAATGCTTATTATGAACTAACAACAGGATTCGTAgatgaaataataa ATGCTTGGAGAAATCAATCTAAAATAACTTCTCCAAGATTAAAATGGCTACTAAAAACATCCAGAAATTATTTGTCAATTGGAATTAATAAATCTGAAAGATCATCTGACAAATATAACCTCGCGTTGTTATATTCAAACATGGGCCGATTGTATCGATATACATCAGaatatgtattacaaaataatctttctactaatgattttataaaagataaggattttaataaaatg GCTGTTGAAGGCTACACAAAAGGCTTGACAGCGTTGGGCAATCGAAGTTTCCATCCAGAACTTTGGGACTTTATTAACTTTGAGGTATCTACTGTGACTTACAATATGGCTAAAAAATATCAAGACAATCCACCCGAATACTCCTca gaTCTAACTGAAGCTATAAATGTGGTCTTGGAAGCTTTGAAATATTGTGATTTGGAAAATAAAGTGCCTAAAAAATCATACTACGAATATCGAGCAGCAGATATTCATGATCGCCTGGGGTCTTTGTATTACTGTCGATTAAG aaaTATGAAAGTGGATATGCCCATGTTTGAAACTACTCTTAATCAGTGCACATCCCATTATAAACAgtcatttgaaatatattttaaaacgaaacgTTCATTTGAGTGTCTAGAAGTACTCATGAAAGACATCGCTGTAGACGAGCTTCAAATTGAGA gAGCAAAACATCCTTGGTTTAAAGTGAAGTTTATCTCGTCTATTTGCCAGAAATTAGCCGAAAATTGTATGTGTGTATTGCAAATGCTATTGGAAAGTAAATTAGACGATTGCAAAGATAATCAGGATCCAGAACAGAAGAAACTACATTTGTTAAAACTATTCGAAGATAGATTACTACAAATTTTAAAGTGCATGATCAAGCTATCTATAACAAAACTACCCAC attGGAGGACAAAACTGACCAACTGAAAAGTATTTATGGCGATTTGCTGAGGACAAGTGGAACTAATGACAACTATTCATATTTGCTTAAAGttctaatacaaataaaagatttaagCTTATACCAGGTTGCATCAAATTAG
- the LOC132925233 gene encoding tigger transposable element-derived protein 2-like → MTPRKHIILKLRDKLEVIKLINKGTSYSAISRQFGIGVSSDIKKNKEKIVKFVIETENGPGKRKTLKKPENPNVESAVFMWFIQQRRLHVPVSGEMFCEKARFFHRQFSKNNHAFNACKGWLDNFKKRHGIRRLKISGEKLSSKVDCIEPFQKDFEQLVIQKNFKAVQIYNADESELLSDHTLVSSTEKAAPGKAQKPRAFKSVALPVCYLGQNNAWLTRDLFLDWFNNEFVPRVRRHLSSINFPMEGVLLLDNCPGHPSADELCSEDGKIFVMFLPLNTTAMIQPMDQNFIQNIK, encoded by the exons atgacTCCacgtaagcatattatattaaaattacggGATAAGTTAGAAGTTATAAAGTTAATTAACAAAGGGACCAGCTACAGTGCTATCTCAAGACAATTTGGGATAGGTGTATCTAGTGATATTAAAAAGAACAAGGAAAAAATAGTGAAGTTTGTCATTGAAACGGAAAATGGTCCAGGTAAGCGTAAAACGTTGAAAAAACCAGAAAATCCAAATGTTGAGAGTGCGGTTTTTATGTGGTTCATTCAACAAAGACGTTTACACGTTCCAGTGAGTGGAGAAATGTTTTGTGAAAAAGCACGATTTTTTCACCGCCAATTCTCAAAAAATAACCATGCTTTTAATGCGTGCAAAGGTTGGTTAGACAACTTCAAAAAGCGTCATGGGATAAGGCGTCTCAAAATTTCTGGTGAAAAACTTTCGAGTAAAGTTGACTGCATCGAACCGTTCCAAAAAGACTTTGAACAACTTgtcatacaaaaaaattttaaagcaGTACAAATTTACAATGCCGACGAATCTGAATTGTTGTCTGACCACACTTTAGTGTCATCTACAGAAAAAGCCGCTCCCG GAAAGGCTCAAAAGCCTCGTGCATTTAAATCGGTTGCACTTCCTGTGTGCTACCTAGGGCAGAATAATGCGTGGCTAACAagagatttatttttagattggtTCAACAATGAATTTGTTCCTAGGGTTCGTCGTCATCTTTCTTCAATCAATTTTCCTATGGAAGGTGTATTACTATTGGATAACTGCCCAGGTCACCCATCTGCGGATGAACTTTGCAGTGAAGATGGCAAAATTTTTGTGATGTTTCTTCCACTAAATACAACTGCTATGATTCAACCAATGGATCAGAATTTTAtccaaaacataaaatag